One Juglans regia cultivar Chandler unplaced genomic scaffold, Walnut 2.0 Scaffold_737, whole genome shotgun sequence genomic window carries:
- the LOC108983306 gene encoding uncharacterized protein LOC108983306, translating into MLKPPMPSYSEVVPLLQGFETRSQLHENYNAQHTAFYGHATGHGKNKGRPWSSRGRGFSQATQVARPGHQHSQHSGPKNHGPHSGTVHENIKENNRIPTCQICGKQGHTAIKCWHRFDHAVQPNDIPQALAAMTLENNIHDTEWTADTGASAHMTGNSGKGDQPHFTERPTEG; encoded by the coding sequence ATGCTCAAGCCACCGATGCCCTCCTATTCAGAGGTAGTGCCGCTGCTGCAGGGCTTTGAAACGAGGAGCCAGTTGCACGAGAATTACAACGCGCAACACACTGCCTTCTATGGTCATGCTACGGGTCACGGCAAAAACAAAGGGAGACCGTGGTCCTCCCGTGGACGTGGCTTTTCCCAAGCCACACAAGTGGCACGTCCAGGCCATCAACATAGTCAACATAGTGGGCCCAAAAATCACGGACCACATTCTGGAACGGTCCAtgaaaatatcaaagaaaataatcGTATTCCGACTTGTCAAATATGCGGGAAGCAAGGGCATACCGCAATTAAATGTTGGCACCGGTTCGATCATGCTGTTCAACCCAATGATATTCCTCAAGCATTAGCTGCCATGACCCTCGAAAATAATATTCATGATACCGAGTGGACAGCTGATACAGGTGCCTCTGCCCATATGACAGGTAATTCAG